The segment cccagtcttcaccaggattcaaacccgggaccccagttcagaagccaagtgctttaccgatCAGCCACAGCGACTCCGATTTCATTATTAAGGTGGGTGACACTACAAGCTTTATTCTCTTATTGGCTCTAATTCCAAGAACAAAAGGAAGGAACTATTcttctataataataaggcaGTGACTTCCATTTCAAACATTAAAGATGTAtccagtatttcacatgacagCTGGAGAGCTCTTATAAGGATCATGGGATACAATGTTTATTTTGATACATGTAGATAATAATGACTTAATtataattcaaaaagaaaattaatcttAACCTCTGATCTTGAGACTATAATCCTAATCAAAGTTCGTTCATCTGTTCCTAAGCCCTTCATAGCATCACGTAACTTCTCAGCAAAGAACATGGGGCGGCTTCTTATATTCATTACTGTAACAATCATTAAACAATAGTGATATCTTAGACTTTTgcataaaatgtttataaatctaCAGCTAAAAATGTGGTTATCTTATATTCAACACTATAAAAGAAATGCTTTAGacttaaaaataagaaaatatttgaaaacttCAAAAAGGTAAAACAATAAGGtagaaattataattttaatattttgtaactttgaattcataaaaaaaaatttatattactaaaaaatttttataacacTTTGTTTGATTTGCTCTTTTTCTTAGAAACggtgcaatttcaggagatttccaggagctcctggtaaattagGAGGCcgtgggaaatctgttataagttataaaatggtttaatttaataatttgcacctagaattagcgcgagtcctatgaaagtgtggggcctactgtggtcgcataggttgcagtggcctaaggccagccctgcgTAATAGCGGCGTACGCTATGCCTTTGAGTCGActagttaaaaattaaacatttaaaaactgtctaaaataaaaaaaaaaagcttactacCTACCTATAGCTCTTAAACCTTTCTTAAAGTTTCCAGAAGTTTCTCTGTCAACACTGTttaatatatctctttgtgtTATCTATaattaacatacaaaatatttttttgttcataattGTTTTCTAATTGTTCAATATTTGGCTAATCAGACAGTCCACATCACAAAGCCATTAAATCAAATGTTTGCTTTTCCAGTAATCTCGTATAATATTTAATGAAACTCACGAATGTTTCTGATTTGGCCTTTTATGttaattaaagttcccctttcagactttgtgatctatagggcagatgatgtaaaggtcatctgtttctgtggcccattgTTATCAAGGGTGTCATttgaccagcacaatgatcaactgcctttacttttcccctactaatgtcatGTAACCATTAatttcctcccccgcaaagaacaatctacaattttccaactgagaacaggacacacaccactattaaattaccacctggacaaaataaactccacacaactccccctttgcagacactgcgcccacccctttgaaaccgtaaaccatatcctctttgaatgcccctccctaatccaccttaggcagaccctatttccactacagcccaacataaccaacaccctgtacggcagtgctgaacaactgaagaaaacagcacactttttttccttggcacagtctgcaaaagagctcacagctcagcagctaAAGCTggatagaagaagaagaagaagaagtacctattagagctgggtagactcagaggcacccaaagattccaaaataaaaatcccagtcttcaccagaattttAAACACAGGACCCCTGGGTTGGAAGCCAATttttttaccactcagccactgcgccttaCCACCTTTTACGTGCTAAAAGCCTTTTACAGTACATTTAGTCTTGCCGtagagaaacaagaaaaacacttaAGTGATTTTTTTGTCCAATTAATTCGTAAATTATACAGTAAGTTTGAAGACTATTAGAAGTGAATCTAGACAAATAATTGAATCAGTTACAGTAAAGAATGCTTGCAGTTCAAGGAAAGAAAGCATAGGGGAAGTGTATGATATGGTTAGGAAGAAGAGAAGAATTGAGCAATATGAAAAGCATGTGGTGTGTAAGGTAACATTGAGTCCTCAAAGTGCTATTTATTTCAATTCTGAAATGAACTTTCACATACTCAAGGGATTATTTTTTagttcttatatatatatggtattagTAAGCTAGACAAATTATGGGTCATCTGACCTTGACATACTCATCCCAAGTAGCCCTTAGCTGGTAGTAGTCTCGTGTTGAGAAAATTCTGTTAAAAGTTTCTTCGTCTGTACCCCATCTTGCCTCCCCTGCCTTGTAGAGTTGCTGCGCTTCAACTTTGGCCTTTTCTTGATCACAGAGTTTGGTGTAGTTCACTTCAAACATCCCTGAGTAGAGCAAACATCTTTTATTACTTACATTGGATTACATTCAAATTTTTTGGAGCATCAGATTGTTTATGTTAAAAGTTTTTCTGAAAATTAGGAACACCAAAGGAGGAGCTGTATTTAGGAACACCAAAGGAGGAGTTGTTTTTAGAAACACCAAAGGAGTTGTTTTTAGGAACACCaaaggagttgttgtttttaggaACACCAATGGAAGAGCTGTTTCTAGGAACACTAAGAGAGGAGCTGTTTTTAGGAACACCAATGGAGGAGCTGTTTTTAGGAACACTAAGAGAGGAGTTCTTTTTCTAGCAGTGAAATATTGTGAGGAGGAACAAGAAAGTTTAATCTGCACATTTactgttttaaaagaaatttaaaattaaaaacacaatATCAATAATGTAAACAATCCTAACATTTCAAATGTTTAATAACATGCATGTgttaacggtcactgtgttacTCATACTCTCCACCTTTCTGTTCCCACTATACAGTAAATCAGGATAGAAAACTGcatataaaatgtaatatagTGAAATTTGTTTTAACCCCTAGACTTCATACCACCCTGTGTTGTGCAAAATcttctgaaaataaataaaactattctattaaaaaataatttcattattgTAATGAGATACtcagttaaatatatatatattatatgtggCCTACATTTAAGACTGTTGGCCACTACATACATTTTTAATGAAAGTAATTAAAACTCAAACATTTGgctaatttaaattaaaaagcaCTGCTGACCTGTTCCTTGGTTATCTTGTGGATTTATAATTTCTTGAACAGCTTGTTCCAGTCTGTTTTGTGGTATCTCGTAACGTTTACCCTGATTACATAAAAGATAACCATAAATTTATTATAACAAGAATAACTACAACACCCATTTTACACTGAGGTTCCTGTCTTACTGTTGGCAAAGACAGAACTAGGGCTTGCCAGAGATTCAATTCCTAGACCAGGACCTGCATTACCAtctaaaagttcccctttcagaccttgtggtctaaagggcagatgatgtaaggtcatctgtttctgtgacctagggttaacaagggtgtcatgtggccaacacaacgaccaaccacctttacttttccccaacttatgtcaggtacccattagagcagggtggactcagaagcgcccgaagatcctgaaattaaaaatccaagtcttcacaaggattcaaaccccaatccccggttcggaagccaagcgctttaccgctcagccaccacgcctctaCTACCATCTAAAGCAATCCCTAAATAGAGGCAGTTTGTAGAAGTCTCAGTtaactcaatataagctttaatttttaaaacaagtctttttatatataatttttaaaaaatatacagcTGATATCAGTTCATCAATTTTGGTTTATCTCAAATGGTTTTATCTTGTGTAATAGGATGGCAAGTCTAACAATTTCTGTCTTATTACTGACAAGTTTATCATaagtgtatttttaaaaatgtccattTCTTTTGATAggatttcttcttctttgttagCTCAATATCCTAGTCAATGTATTCTAGTCAATGTATCCTAGTCAATGTATCCTAGTCAATGTATTCTAGTCAATGTATCCTAGTCAATGTATTCTAGTCAATGTATTCTTACCATAGCTGCAGAGAGAAGAAGTCTCTTGAAGTCTCCACTTGTGTCATCTTTAATGTCTTTTTCAAACTGAGTGTCTTTGGCAACTCTGCTTTTGTGAACAACTTCAAAACAGAAAAGCAGAAATGCTTTCATAGATGCTTATTGCTGAATGAAATACTGGAGTCAATTCTCAAAACAGAATCAGATTATGACATAGAATATTTTCACAGAAGCTTAGTGCAGAATAAAACACTGGACTCATTGTCTGAGCAGCCTACTCTTTTCAATTGTGCTAAATGATAGTCTAGAATTAGTAGTAACTTTTATTAATGTGCTGGTATAATTTCATTTGCACTTAATGATTTcctaaattaattatattttgaaatttgcatttagaaaatgttaatagtttagaaaataattgagtttataatttgaaaaattaaaaccatAATTAAGGGTAATGCATAGCATTTTGATTTTTCAGTGTTCATTTCTCTGGTATTTTGTGGTAAAAAGTGGCTAGTTTTGTTAGATATCACATTATTGTCTTTAAGGTTTAGGGTATGTTAAAATTTAGAATGTTggttagatttatattttataatagggCTGAGGTTAGCTTTAGAGTTGTTagagttaataataatataatattctaCTACACtgctagatttttaaatattgattatttaaagaaatagaaaaataatattcaaattattttattatattattataaatagaaattattaatttttattttttttttatctttggccTATTTGTAACAGTTTCAAAGTCTCTGAACATTTGAgtcaaataaatgaaaataattaccaTTTGGATAAGCAGCTCTGATTTCTTTGATCTGATCATTGGTTCTGGTcattaaaatctcaactaaagCTTGCTCATCTGTTCCTAGGCccttttaagaaacaaaaaaatgattgatATGAAGGCTCTGTCACATGAATTAACATTTTATGAACAACTGACTGCGTCGAACTCAATGAGATTCATGTTTAAAGTAGACACAAGAACTCtaaaatgatacattttttattatcttGAGCACAATATACAATTTAAACAATATTAGTGTTGATTCAAGGTTAATCATTCTGATTGTAAAACTGTATACAAGGAATTGTCTGAATTCTAGTTGAAATCACATTTTACTAAATAGACTGAAATTGAAACTCAGTGACTTGACcagcactctttttttttttggaacattATCATCCCTTGTTTTTCTAAAACTGGATCAAGTATCAATGAAactgatttttgttttctcaaaaTGATTtctatgaaattatttttacaagaaCTAAtcatatgtctttttttttttttacataatttgtCCTATTATTATTTGACatcattattttagttttaaaagagaCTTTCATGTGATTGCATTGTGTTGCTGATGTCAGGTGTATTTAACAGGTTTATGAAAAGTGATCAGACTGCAAAATGAGAATGTATTTTAAGGGGTGTTTGAAATTTAGATTGTTTCATATTAGATATTTTGTCTAGGATTAtgattttctaaatttaattgtttactgttctgtttaaaactgttttatgCAGATAGGACTATCATAAACTGATAAATTTGTTTaccaaatttttaaagaaacttttaacctaatttaacattttataacttaaaaatacattattaatttcaataagtatttttatcaattaaagagaagtaacgtctgtttaaaAATTCAGTTAAAagtcaatatgtttttttatttcaaagtgtaCAGTATCATGCGGATGGAAAGACTCATCCACAACTGAGATGCCAGAAGTACGCTGGTTGGTGGCCACAGatgggaccacaggcagagatgagagaAGACAGTATCATCGGATATCATCTAATATCATTATATTAAATTGcttcaaataaattataaagtGTTTCTGAAAAATCCATCCTTTAGAACTACTTTACTccacatttatttacaacatcTAAGTCACTGTGCACTGACACACAGATTGCTTACATATATGGCCTCTTTTATACACCATGCATCATACTCTGCAGGGGAGACAAACAGTGCCATCACCAGCTCCTTGTAGTCGCCACTCAACTCTCCCTTTATGTCATGAATCAAATCCtgaccaaaacaaacaaaaaaggagatagatctagatgttggTCTAAGCTAGGGTTTTGTTGTTCTTAGATTTTCAATTGTTTAAATATGATGTTTgcctcaattaaaaaaaattaacaaataagaGTTTACAAACATATAATAAATTGGTGGCACCAATcttcaactttaaaaatatagatgttttataataaaaatgtacaatgcaaactaaaataatagaaataaaaaaaattgttattaaaattatgctgcatataaaaaagtttagatgtatttaatgtttataaaataaaaaaatttttatacttgaacaattaacaaaataattttaaaatttgataatTACTCTGCCATACAAGGCCTTGAACATATCTTTTAATTCCTGTCTTTGTTGATTGCATCGAGAAGACACAATGTGAATAATAGCATCATCATTGGTACCTGTGTATAGACATTTTTTGGAGGTGACCTGCACTTGCATGTTACATTATTTGATATTGACACACGTATAActtcagtaattttttttttctgctacaAGAatatgaaacctttttttgttttgatcttAAATATACAAGATCTAGATAACAACTAGATTTTTATACAAAATTCTGGAagcaacaacattttttttaagaaattaattattgaatgttttaattgctgttaatgaaaatagtttttcttttaaagtaaagatttccctttcagatcatCTGAAGTGTATGGGGAGAGATGACGTAAAGCTTGTCTGTTCCTAATACTGAAGGTTAATGAGGAGgtcatggccagcacaatgaccaaacgcctttacttccccaatgTAAGTCAGAGTAAGGTGGACATTGGGACATCCTAAATATCCTGaagctcaaaatcccagtcttcaaagaGCTTTGAACTTGGGAACTCTCAATTCATaagccaagcattttaccaCTAATGAACATTCAGCTCTGCATATAACTAATATTTTAGAATTTTAATATGGTATTTACAACCATTATACCGTACTGCAATGGATTTCATCAAGAGAAGTGTAAAGTCATGAATGCAATAATGCTAAGGTACCCAAGAAAAGGTCAAGGATCCAGAAAGCTAATTCagatataaatatgttttaaaacttgTTAACTCTGCGAGCTATTTTTTTCTAGCCCCAAGCTTTAATGTCACTTTAAAAGTAGAGTTCTTATAAATATCcttaaaatatagattataatgaGTTTTCATGCAAGAGTGTCCTAATTATAGCCACTTGTCATTATATCACTGACCTAAACCTTTCATAGCATCTCGCAAATATTCACAATCACACTCAGGATCCCAGGGTTTGTTAGTCACATTGATGCTCCTGTGCTTGAggtaccactcagccacaggaTCACCTTGATCATACTTTTTAAAAGGCTTCACAGTTCCTTCTGTCATGTCGAAAGTTCCTGAAACTTTTTGGCGTCTCATAAGCTCAGCAACAAAAACCCTTTTCATTTCTTCTTTGACTGTGGCTTTAATTTCTTCTTCAGTAATTGTCTTtggaaagagttaaacaaagttaaaaaaaaaaaaaaaaaaagattaaaaagtatttatgaaCCTTGTACAGAATTTTGTAAAATTTAGTATTTCCACTTACATTGTCAACTTTCTCTGGCAATACTGGTTTGGGATCTTTATCAGCCTCTAAAATTTCTTCTGCTTTCTTGTGACTGAGGTCCTAAAGATAGATTGGtttcttttaaaactacttATATAAAGTAATGTCAAACAAACCTTTTTTAATAAGTGAGAGGAGAggcagtatatatataaaatatatacgtctatatatcttttttttagcatatatatgctattttatatataaatcacatcataataaaatatattaaaaaaaaattaaaatgaagttAAGAGAATAAGTTTCATTAGATATGAATTCAGATATCATTGTTGGCAAACACTAAATATCATTGTTAAGATTAATACTATTTCATGACAAAGTATAGAGATTTAAAACTAAAGTCCGCATATTTCAATTGCTAGTCAACTTAAAGACACTCATAGGCCTACTCACCTGGCCTCTTCTCAGCATTTCTTCCATTTTCTGTTTGGATAAATATAACAttctcaataaatatttttataaaaaaaaatattttttttttagattttcctCTTTAAGCCCTAATTGCATGGGATTTTTCAAtggaatattttctttttggttgtctttttttaaaataaatatttctatactgaaaatataattagtttttaaaagttcTATGTTTGTATCAAATTGAATGAATCCCAGGCA is part of the Biomphalaria glabrata chromosome 2, xgBioGlab47.1, whole genome shotgun sequence genome and harbors:
- the LOC106078636 gene encoding annexin A7-like, giving the protein MYYQSNYPQYYGGDAVYPPQYPNSGPPPPPMAMQAYSAYNVNQYQVPSSGYGNYQHPGQVPGLYSVPVVQQMHQTAVQSTQQPPQVMEMPTTTYLKTMDAHLYQYQMQKQMELMEKMEEMLRRGQDLSHKKAEEILEADKDPKPVLPEKVDNTITEEEIKATVKEEMKRVFVAELMRRQKVSGTFDMTEGTVKPFKKYDQGDPVAEWYLKHRSINVTNKPWDPECDCEYLRDAMKGLGTNDDAIIHIVSSRCNQQRQELKDMFKALYGRDLIHDIKGELSGDYKELVMALFVSPAEYDAWCIKEAIYGLGTDEQALVEILMTRTNDQIKEIRAAYPNVVHKSRVAKDTQFEKDIKDDTSGDFKRLLLSAAMGKRYEIPQNRLEQAVQEIINPQDNQGTGMFEVNYTKLCDQEKAKVEAQQLYKAGEARWGTDEETFNRIFSTRDYYQLRATWDEYVKITQRDILNSVDRETSGNFKKGLRAIVMNIRSRPMFFAEKLRDAMKGLGTDERTLIRIIVSRSEIDMVQIKECFLKLTNKTLWRWIKEDTSFNFKKLLQAIVGKN